In Zonotrichia leucophrys gambelii isolate GWCS_2022_RI chromosome 8, RI_Zleu_2.0, whole genome shotgun sequence, one genomic interval encodes:
- the NIBAN1 gene encoding protein Niban 1: MGASASAPLDDSKCAYIRGKTEATIKNFSPHYRRQYAVAFCRHVQEELEQHRHSQSRFLKTRPAGEAGTVLYEAELLHFAEDLKKWKDRYVVIKNDYTVNCFETKEAYQKGASPKYHVLPAGGKVLISEEDYNLLSDKHFPDPVGSSEEAAAAFVPLPKEFPVYLWQPFCRHSYYCFPEPGAQRRFSAVLGDCVRHSNHDFLKQTTYEVEAFLEAIQFFRQEKGHYGTWEMITGNEKEILSNLVMEELLPNLQTMILPKMKGKRNDRKRAWFGIVEETYGLVQQQVAEGLNTLKEECREFAKTLEGTIRSDMDQILNSKNFLAGKIKASVSEPAQKCCTENIQPFLASILEELMGPVSSGFTEVRALFDKEVNEIIQDFQKTNDMTRLKENVDQLMTLPFNSVKMEPCYLKVNLLQELLQDLKSRFKVYHIDFVIQRTQNFMQELMENAVYTFEQLFSPSHQADSAKVATTIEKVKLRVLKQYDYDSSTIRKKIFQEALVQITLPTMQKTLASTCKPELQRYEQYIFADYTSVIQVENVYEEILHQTLLEEALKVINEAAVLRKHNLFEDNLNVPCESVSSLTELRTPVGSAQGTPAKAPAAPRAEGSDTESHGDETLVVTGKIVWEKDAEEGKSPDKEAGASAGAAGDQASRREAVAVTDIGDKQESPLAGHTKQGAAEGKSALENVSECVVSTEGELKAQQKAMEEKVASGTDTAVKNSEASPKKELKVPEGAVEEEVTSGSQTVTAGVSASSTEKARTAQEKVSEIKLTFPPESVADTEILASAEKKSNIENETMGKLSQSENAVGTGFEGDGKKESGESTETKIVSQDEKTGKAEFGDSPKKDSQSEEKSCKSPDDVNEIRSLLTLTVEIPADTPAENIKEVCEGELLKLQEHHNGIYELSEVAVAEIQVSQKMKSEHAAECVEFKEERPSSASLGTDGTRVESVPRGAQAPWLVESWAPPQEAKAEAESKPGVRYAGAGGERLQPEEQAGIAVYGEEGTGNSPAVPEDGGTQSPFPSPAADAATRDVPILDRANPGLLEPVCLEPQQRREQPRAERPADTEPGRPQGEPGDQSSSHAGVQSTAGKAILPEEHREDGPAQQNSEE, from the exons GCCTACCAGAAGGGAGCTAGCCCTAAATATCACGTTCTTCCTGCAGGAGGCAAAGTCCTGATTTCAGAAGAAGATTACAATTTGCTTTCTGATAAACATTTTCCAGACCCTGTTG GCTCGAGCGAGGAGGCGGCCGCAGCCTTCGTGCCGCTCCCGAAGGAGTTCCCGGTGTACCTGTGGCAGCCCTTCTGCCGGCACAGCTACTACTGCTTCCCGGAGCCGGGGGCACAGCGACGCTTCAGTGCCGTGCTGGGAGACTGCGTGCGCCATTCCAACCACG ACTTTCTCAAACAGACCACGTATGAAGTGGAGGCGTTCTTAGAGGCCATCCAGTTCTTCCGGCAGGAGAAAGGCCACTATGGCACATGGGAGATGATAACTGGCAATGAAAAAGAG ATCCTGAGTAACCTGGTGATGGAGGAACTGCTGCCTAACCTGCAGACAATGATCCTGCCTAAAATGAAGGGAAAGAGGAATGACAGGAAACGGGCCTGGTTTGGG ATTGTAGAGGAAACCTATGGCTTAGTCCAGCAGCAGGTGGCAGAAGGATTAAACACCTTGAAAGAAGAATGTAGAGAATTTGCAAAAACTCTTGAAGGGACCATTCGTTCAGACATGGATCAGATTCTGAACTCCAAGAACTTCTTAGCTGGAAAAATCAAAG CCAGCGTTTCTGAGCCTGCCCAGAAGTGCTGCACAGAGAACATCCAGCCATTCCTCGCCTCCATCCTGGAGGAGCTCATGGGCCCTGTCAGTTCCGGATTCACGGAAGTGCGCGCGCTTTTTGACAAGGAAGTGAATGAAATCATCCAGGACTTCCAGAAGACCAATGACATGACCAGGCTAAAGGAG AATGTGGATCAGCTCATGACCCTGCCCTTCAACTCAGTGAAAATGGAGCCCTGCTATCTGAAAGTgaacctgctccaggagctcctgcaggacctCAAGAGTCGATTCAAGGTCTATCACATCGATTTTGTGATTCAGAGGACACAGAACTTCATGCAAGAG CTGatggaaaatgcagtttataCATTTGAGCAGTTGTTCTCTCCAAGCCACCAGGCAGACTCGGCCAAAGTCGCAACAACCATTGAAAAAGTCAAGCTGAGAGTGCTGAAG CAATATGACTACGACAGCAGCACCATCCGCAAGAAGATATTCCAGGAGGCACTGGTGCAGATTACCTTGCCCACAATGCAGAAGACACTGGCTTCAACATGCAAACCA gagctgcagagataTGAGCAGTACATTTTTGCTGATTACACAAGTGTGATCCAAGTAGAGAACGTGTACGAAGAGATTTTACATCAGACACTGCTTGAAGAGGCCCTAAAAG TGATCAACGAAGCTGCCGTTTTGAGGAAGCACAACCTGTTTGAGGATAACCTGAACGTGCCCTGCGAGAGCGTGTCCAGCCTGACGGAGCTGAGGACCCCCGTGGGATCCGCACAGGGCACCCCCGCCAAGGCCCCCGCAGCTCCCCGAGCCGAGGGCTCGGACACCGAGAGCCACGGGGACGAAACGCTCGTCGTGACAGGGAAAATCGTCTGGGAGAAGGATGCTGAGGAGGGAAAGTCACCAGACAAAGAGGCAGGCGCCTCTGCTGGTGCAGCTGGTGATCAGGCCAGCAGGAGGGAAGCAGTGGCTGTTACAGACATTGGTGACAAACAGGAGTCCCCTTTGGCTGGCCACACTAaacaaggagctgcagagggaaaaagtGCATTGGAGAATGTATCAGAGTGTGTAGTGAGCACTGAGGGAGAACTCAAGGCACAGCAAAAAGCCATGGAGGAAAAAGTAGCTTCTGGTACTGACACTGCAGTAAAAAATTCTGAAGCTAGCCCTAAAAAAGAACTGAAAGTACCTGAAGGAGCCGTGGAAGAAGAGGTGACTTCAGGGAGTCAAACAGTAACAGCTGGTGtgtctgccagcagcactgagaaagCAAGAACAGCGCAGGAAAAAGTGTCTGAGATAAAGCTCACTTTCCCACCTGAGAGTGTAGCAGATACAGAGATTTTAGCGAGTGCAGAAAAGAAAAGTAACATAGAAAATGAAACTATGGGAAAATTATCTCAGAGTGAAAATGCAGTAGGAACAGGGTTTGAAGGGGATGGTAAAAAAGAAAGTGGTGAGAGTACTGAGACAAAGATTGTCTCCCAAGATGAAAAGACAGGGAAAGCAGAGTTTGGGGATAGTCCTAAAAAAGACAGCCAGTCAGAAGAAAAGAGTTGTAAATCCCCCGATGATGTGAATGAGATAAGGAGCTTGCTGACGCTGACAGTTGAGATCCCAGCAGATACTCCAGCTGAGAACATAAAGGAGGTCTGCGAGGGTGAGCTGCTGAAGTTGCAGGAGCACCATAATGGGATCTATGAGTTGAGCGAAGTGGCTGTGGCAGAAATTCAGGTGAGCCAGAAGATGAAGAGTGAACATGCAGCGGAATGTGTGGAGTTCAAGGAGGAGCGACCGTCctcagccagcctggggacagatgGTACGAGGGTAGAGAGCGTGCCCAGGGGGGCACAAGCACCGTGGCTGGTGGAGAGCTGGGCTCCGCCTCaggaggcaaaggcagaggcGGAGAGCAAACCAGGTGTGCGGTATGCAGGGGCGGGAGGTgagaggctgcagccagaggaacAGGCGGGAATTGCAGTGTATGGGGAGGAAGGAACAGGGAACAGCCCCGCTGTCCCGGAGGAcggtgggacacagagcccctttCCGAGCCCTGCTGCAGATGCAGCCACGAGGGACGTGCCCATCCTGGATAGAGCCAACCCAGGACTGCTGGAGCCCGTGTGCCTGGAGCCGCAGCAGCGccgggagcagcccagggcagagcgCCCGGCAGACACAGAGCCGGGGCGGCCACAGGGGGAGCCGGGAGATCAGTCCTCCTCACACGCAGGAGTTCAAAGCACCGCAGGAAAAGCGATTCTCCCAGAAGAGCACCGAGAAGATGGTCCTGCGCAGCAAAACTCTGAGGAGTAA